One window from the genome of Jiangella alba encodes:
- a CDS encoding DUF2975 domain-containing protein produces the protein MPSTHRAVGPLRVLLVLLFAGLVVAQVAVLPPTLASLADDEPDLAFLQWPALAFSVVELVCVQVVIVCTWRLLGMVRAGRIFSEAAFVWVNAIVATMVVAWALALAAFVSVSVLVDGPGLPVLLFGVVLAGGALVLLMIVMRALLRQATTLRADMDAVI, from the coding sequence ATGCCGTCCACGCACCGGGCCGTCGGCCCGCTCCGCGTCCTGCTCGTCCTGCTGTTCGCCGGACTGGTCGTGGCGCAGGTCGCCGTCCTGCCGCCGACACTCGCCTCCCTCGCCGACGACGAGCCCGACCTCGCGTTCCTGCAGTGGCCGGCGCTGGCGTTCTCCGTCGTCGAGCTGGTGTGCGTGCAGGTCGTCATCGTCTGCACCTGGCGGCTGCTCGGCATGGTCCGGGCCGGGCGCATCTTCAGCGAGGCCGCGTTCGTCTGGGTGAACGCGATCGTGGCGACCATGGTCGTCGCGTGGGCGCTGGCGCTGGCCGCGTTCGTCTCGGTGAGCGTGCTGGTCGACGGGCCGGGGCTGCCGGTGCTGCTGTTCGGGGTCGTGCTGGCCGGGGGAGCGCTGGTGCTGCTGATGATCGTCATGCGGGCGCTGCTCCGGCAGGCCACCACGCTGCGTGCGGACATGGACGCGGTGATCTGA
- a CDS encoding helix-turn-helix domain-containing protein, whose product MPIVVRIDVELAKRKLSVGEFAERVGLTPANVAVLKNGRAKAVRFSTLEAMCRVLGCQPGDLLEWVPDGDE is encoded by the coding sequence ATGCCCATCGTCGTGCGCATCGACGTCGAGCTGGCGAAGCGGAAGCTGAGCGTCGGCGAGTTCGCGGAACGGGTCGGGCTGACGCCGGCCAACGTCGCCGTCCTGAAGAACGGCCGGGCGAAGGCGGTCCGGTTCAGCACGCTGGAGGCGATGTGCCGGGTCCTCGGCTGCCAGCCCGGCGACCTGCTCGAATGGGTCCCGGACGGTGACGAGTGA
- a CDS encoding NAD(P)/FAD-dependent oxidoreductase, giving the protein MRADVLVVGAGLAGLHTATLLARAGHDVLLAERRARLGGAVRTTGIFVRRTLDDFALPPEHLGPPIRRVVLYPPSRRRPVTLVSERDEYRVGDMAALYGAGARTAEAAGVRVLLGTRYEGRGRSSYLLSGPDGPQRVRARFVVGADGARSRVARDLALDRNEHLLTGAEEVFAVPAGERPPTFHCVVDPALAPGYLAWVVDDGRHAHVGVAGYADRFPDGMRRALARFSAAAPGLDGLRRPAEAEVERRGGPIPVGGMLRRISGPDGLLVGDAAGAVSPLTAGGLDPCLRLSERAASVLDDALRTGRPDALAHYDGAELRARFRGRLALRQGLARVRTPAAAAAGFALLRTPPGRAAARRILFA; this is encoded by the coding sequence GTGAGGGCCGACGTGCTGGTCGTCGGCGCCGGGCTGGCCGGGCTGCACACGGCGACGCTGCTGGCGCGCGCCGGTCACGACGTGCTGCTGGCCGAGCGGCGGGCGCGGCTCGGCGGCGCCGTCCGCACCACCGGGATCTTCGTCCGCCGCACGCTCGACGACTTCGCGCTGCCGCCCGAGCACCTGGGCCCGCCGATCCGCCGCGTCGTCCTCTATCCGCCCAGCCGGCGCCGCCCCGTCACGCTGGTCAGCGAGCGCGACGAGTACCGCGTCGGCGACATGGCGGCGCTGTACGGGGCGGGCGCGCGGACGGCGGAAGCGGCGGGCGTACGGGTGCTGCTCGGCACCCGCTACGAGGGACGCGGACGGTCGTCGTACCTGCTCAGCGGGCCGGACGGGCCGCAGCGGGTGCGGGCGCGGTTCGTCGTCGGCGCCGACGGCGCGCGCTCGCGGGTGGCGCGCGACCTCGCCCTCGACCGCAACGAGCACCTGCTCACCGGCGCCGAGGAGGTGTTCGCCGTCCCGGCGGGGGAGCGGCCGCCGACCTTCCACTGCGTCGTCGACCCCGCGCTCGCCCCCGGCTACCTCGCCTGGGTCGTCGACGACGGCCGGCACGCGCACGTCGGCGTCGCCGGGTACGCCGACCGCTTCCCCGACGGCATGCGCCGGGCGCTGGCCCGGTTCAGCGCCGCGGCGCCCGGCCTCGACGGCCTGCGGCGTCCGGCCGAGGCCGAGGTCGAGCGGCGCGGCGGCCCGATCCCGGTCGGTGGCATGCTGCGGCGCATCAGCGGCCCCGACGGCCTGCTGGTCGGCGACGCCGCGGGCGCCGTCTCGCCGCTGACGGCCGGCGGGCTCGACCCCTGCCTGCGGCTGTCCGAGCGCGCCGCCTCCGTCCTCGACGACGCCCTGCGGACCGGGCGCCCCGACGCCCTCGCCCACTACGACGGCGCCGAGCTGCGGGCCCGATTCCGCGGCCGGCTCGCGTTGCGGCAGGGACTGGCCCGGGTGCGCACGCCGGCCGCCGCGGCCGCGGGGTTCGCGCTGCTGCGCACGCCGCCCGGCCGGGCAGCGGCTCGGCGCATCCTGTTCGCGTGA
- a CDS encoding FBP domain-containing protein: protein MRPVIEKDIRRSFVNCSKGEAQRLNLPRDLADQPWDDLDFLGWRDPGAPDRAYIVTERDDGGLLGVTLRANPKSGRGFTHSSMCSLCMTAHTGGGVSLMTARRAGEAGRQGNSVGQYLCADLACSLYVRGRKQAIVGVQPFETSPVEEKIARARRNLATFVDSVLR, encoded by the coding sequence ATGAGGCCGGTCATCGAGAAGGACATCCGCCGCAGCTTCGTCAACTGCTCCAAGGGCGAGGCGCAGCGGCTGAACCTCCCTCGCGACCTCGCCGACCAGCCGTGGGACGACCTCGACTTCCTCGGCTGGCGCGACCCCGGCGCGCCCGACCGCGCCTACATCGTCACCGAACGCGACGACGGCGGACTGCTCGGCGTCACGCTGCGGGCGAACCCGAAGTCCGGCCGCGGCTTCACGCACAGCAGCATGTGCTCGCTCTGCATGACGGCACACACCGGCGGAGGCGTGTCGCTGATGACCGCCCGCCGCGCCGGCGAGGCCGGCCGCCAGGGCAACAGCGTCGGCCAGTACCTCTGCGCCGACCTCGCCTGCTCCCTCTACGTCCGCGGCCGCAAGCAGGCCATCGTCGGCGTCCAGCCGTTCGAGACCAGCCCGGTCGAGGAGAAGATCGCCCGCGCCCGCCGCAACCTCGCCACCTTCGTCGACTCCGTGCTCAGGTAG
- a CDS encoding amidohydrolase family protein: MTGRLARAAAGPHDGYRSRFHGRIVDVHTHFSVGARDAAVAAVRAAGLGGLVNLVGAWPPQPFEEWRAGWSGDRTVAGMVLFHAPDLSGIGSPGFERDLAADVQHAFELGARGLKIWKQLGLWLTDAHGDRVAVDDERLAPMWECAARHRRPAGIHIADPEPFFQPVAPDNPRYTELLERPDWSFAGEEFPSLETLHDEFERLVSAHPATDFVALHGGCFIPFDRLHRMMRRYPNLWLETSARVLDLAQEPAAARTLLCDFADRVLFGSDYARMAGWLDQPLPGEYPDLTRAFYARNLAFYETGLDGIGNPFPFQSEATIRGLDLPDDVLEKLYFRNAQRLLDLPAT, translated from the coding sequence ATGACCGGCCGGCTCGCTCGCGCCGCGGCCGGGCCGCACGACGGCTACCGGTCCCGCTTCCACGGCCGGATCGTCGACGTCCACACGCACTTCTCCGTCGGCGCCCGTGACGCGGCCGTCGCCGCCGTGCGGGCCGCGGGCCTCGGCGGGCTGGTCAACCTCGTCGGAGCCTGGCCGCCGCAGCCGTTCGAGGAGTGGCGGGCCGGCTGGAGCGGAGACCGCACGGTCGCCGGGATGGTCCTCTTCCACGCCCCCGACCTCTCGGGCATCGGTTCCCCCGGCTTCGAGCGGGACCTCGCCGCCGACGTCCAGCACGCCTTCGAGCTGGGCGCCCGCGGCCTCAAGATCTGGAAGCAGCTGGGCCTCTGGCTCACCGACGCGCACGGCGACCGGGTCGCCGTCGACGACGAGCGGCTGGCGCCGATGTGGGAGTGCGCCGCGCGGCACCGGCGTCCGGCCGGCATCCACATCGCCGACCCGGAACCGTTCTTCCAGCCCGTCGCGCCGGACAACCCGCGCTACACCGAGCTGCTGGAACGACCCGACTGGTCCTTCGCCGGCGAGGAGTTCCCCAGCCTGGAGACGCTGCACGACGAGTTCGAGCGGCTGGTGTCGGCGCATCCGGCGACGGACTTCGTCGCGCTGCACGGCGGCTGCTTCATCCCGTTCGACCGCCTGCACCGGATGATGCGGCGGTATCCGAACCTCTGGCTGGAGACGTCGGCGCGCGTCCTCGACCTCGCCCAGGAGCCGGCAGCGGCCCGGACACTGCTGTGCGACTTCGCCGACCGGGTGCTCTTCGGCAGCGACTACGCGCGCATGGCCGGCTGGCTGGACCAGCCGCTGCCCGGCGAGTACCCCGACCTCACCCGGGCCTTCTACGCACGGAACCTGGCCTTCTACGAGACCGGCCTGGACGGGATCGGCAACCCGTTCCCGTTCCAGTCCGAGGCGACGATCCGCGGCCTCGACCTGCCCGACGACGTCCTGGAGAAGCTGTACTTCCGGAACGCGCAGCGGTTGCTGGACCTGCCGGCTACCTGA
- a CDS encoding DegT/DnrJ/EryC1/StrS family aminotransferase, translating into MELAIEGGTAAFGHEPPRYPRFSAAILERLVQVISTGPTQGLSKHHPVVGEFERALAEFHEVPHCLSASSGHGALQSALIGLEIADGDHVITSPYSWGASVSCILHNGAVPVFCDVSAETGLIDPDGLEPALTPHTRAVLVPHLYGQVSDMTAILDFAGRHDLAVIEDGSQAHGARHRGRRLGSLGDAAGFSINGVKPLATTEGGYLVTRHESVYWTPTISAQHAGRGELIGRASEPGFPDDLRDLVDTLVYTYRPNLASLILALDQLPHVDELNANRRANAEALRKKIDGLDLFAMPAHPADDSPVYHMVTINVRVPEWRDAILRVLQAEGVPAVSYVARGLNESPRLSPSYAGPKVMWTGAIRRSGYDATAADLPGMRAKVAASIEIPWNYVEENEDLTTDLAHAFAKIQANTGALRRLAA; encoded by the coding sequence ATGGAACTGGCGATCGAGGGCGGCACGGCCGCCTTCGGACACGAACCCCCTCGGTATCCGCGCTTCTCGGCGGCGATCCTGGAGCGACTGGTCCAGGTGATCAGCACCGGGCCGACCCAAGGGCTCTCCAAGCACCATCCGGTCGTCGGAGAGTTCGAGCGGGCACTGGCCGAATTCCACGAGGTGCCGCACTGCCTGAGCGCGAGCTCCGGGCACGGCGCGCTGCAGTCCGCGCTGATCGGGCTGGAGATCGCCGACGGCGACCACGTCATCACGTCGCCGTACTCCTGGGGCGCGTCGGTGTCGTGCATCCTCCACAACGGCGCGGTCCCGGTCTTCTGCGACGTGAGCGCCGAGACCGGCCTCATCGACCCGGACGGCCTGGAGCCGGCCCTGACGCCGCACACCCGCGCCGTCCTGGTGCCGCACCTGTACGGGCAGGTCAGCGACATGACGGCGATCCTCGACTTCGCCGGCCGCCACGACCTGGCCGTGATCGAGGACGGCAGCCAGGCGCACGGCGCCCGCCACCGCGGCCGGCGCCTGGGCTCGCTCGGCGACGCCGCCGGCTTCTCGATCAACGGCGTCAAGCCGCTGGCGACGACCGAGGGCGGCTATCTGGTCACCCGCCACGAATCCGTCTACTGGACGCCGACCATCAGCGCCCAGCACGCCGGGCGAGGCGAGCTGATCGGGCGCGCCAGCGAACCGGGCTTCCCCGACGACTTGCGCGACCTCGTCGACACGCTCGTCTACACCTACCGGCCCAACCTCGCCTCACTGATCCTGGCGCTGGACCAACTGCCGCACGTCGACGAGCTCAACGCGAACCGGCGCGCCAACGCCGAGGCGCTGCGGAAGAAGATCGACGGCCTCGACCTGTTCGCGATGCCGGCCCATCCGGCCGACGACTCGCCCGTCTACCACATGGTGACGATCAACGTCCGCGTCCCCGAGTGGCGCGACGCGATCCTGCGGGTGCTCCAGGCCGAGGGCGTCCCGGCGGTCTCGTACGTGGCCCGCGGCCTCAACGAGTCGCCGCGGCTGAGCCCGTCGTACGCCGGGCCGAAGGTGATGTGGACCGGCGCCATCCGGCGCTCCGGATACGACGCGACGGCGGCGGACCTCCCCGGCATGCGGGCGAAGGTGGCCGCGTCGATCGAGATCCCGTGGAACTACGTCGAGGAGAACGAGGACCTCACCACCGACCTGGCGCACGCCTTCGCGAAGATCCAGGCCAACACCGGCGCGCTGCGGCGGCTCGCCGCATGA
- a CDS encoding ABC transporter permease yields the protein MIRAFIERRSDPGTEHAPAPPGDGRQAASARLLLAVIRLGPTLLLAILAVVFTVASPYFLTSGNLQNLGAQSSIVMALALGQLIVVLIRGIDISVGSVIGFSVVFAAVVGGTGNGWQFLLLALLGGALIGTINGAVIVWGRLPQPFIVTLATLGAAAGAAQLLTDGTAVVGLPDLITTIGGGELGPVPTPVLLVGVLGLLLWYVTTRTQWGRWLYALGGNPEGATRMGLPVGRITMAAFVISGVTAACAGIIAAGRTNTATPLAGTGAELDSIIAVVIGDASLFGGRGTVVNVLVGALILGTIRNGLDLLGVSPYMQQVAVGVIVLAALELDVIRRRLEERVKRLTALEVER from the coding sequence TTGATCCGAGCGTTCATCGAGCGTCGCTCCGACCCAGGCACCGAGCACGCGCCCGCACCACCGGGCGACGGCCGGCAGGCCGCCTCCGCGCGGCTGCTGCTGGCGGTGATCCGCCTGGGCCCGACGCTGCTGCTGGCGATCCTCGCGGTGGTCTTCACCGTGGCCTCGCCGTACTTCCTGACCTCCGGCAACCTGCAGAACCTCGGCGCGCAGAGCTCGATCGTGATGGCTCTCGCGCTCGGCCAGCTGATCGTCGTGCTCATCAGGGGCATCGACATCTCGGTCGGCTCGGTCATCGGGTTCTCGGTGGTGTTCGCCGCCGTCGTCGGCGGCACCGGCAACGGCTGGCAGTTCCTCCTGCTCGCACTGCTCGGCGGGGCGCTGATCGGGACCATCAACGGCGCCGTGATCGTGTGGGGCCGGCTGCCGCAGCCGTTCATCGTCACGCTGGCCACGCTCGGCGCGGCAGCCGGAGCGGCGCAGCTGCTCACCGACGGCACCGCCGTCGTCGGCCTGCCGGACCTGATCACGACGATCGGCGGCGGCGAACTCGGCCCGGTGCCGACGCCGGTGCTGCTCGTCGGCGTCCTCGGGTTGCTGCTCTGGTACGTCACGACCCGGACGCAGTGGGGCCGGTGGCTCTACGCGCTGGGCGGCAACCCGGAGGGCGCCACGCGGATGGGCTTGCCGGTCGGCCGCATCACGATGGCGGCGTTCGTCATCTCCGGGGTCACCGCAGCGTGCGCCGGGATCATCGCCGCCGGACGTACCAACACCGCGACCCCGCTGGCCGGGACGGGCGCCGAGCTGGACTCGATCATCGCCGTCGTCATCGGCGACGCGAGCCTCTTCGGAGGCCGCGGGACCGTCGTGAACGTACTGGTCGGAGCCCTGATCCTCGGCACCATCCGCAACGGCCTGGACCTGCTCGGCGTGAGCCCCTACATGCAGCAGGTCGCCGTCGGCGTGATCGTGCTCGCCGCGCTCGAGCTCGACGTGATCCGCCGGCGGCTGGAGGAACGGGTGAAGCGGCTGACCGCGCTGGAGGTGGAACGATGA